One Cystobacter fuscus DSM 2262 genomic window carries:
- a CDS encoding DUF503 domain-containing protein, giving the protein MFVGVARLTLQIPDSGSLKAKRQVLRRVTDRLKARFNVAVAEVDDQDLWQKATLALAVVGNDRRHVDEQMEKVIHFVEEMYVAPLISRQTEIMGFGDTLYTPPRSTPPARDAAAEEAESPDGDEDEAGPEADLEELIAGMGRGDRSMAEAEGMVDWERRPNKREGGQPSIPPERRGSLSEDEVRARARSLRNPREWEKK; this is encoded by the coding sequence ATGTTCGTGGGTGTCGCGCGGTTGACCCTCCAGATTCCGGATAGTGGCTCCCTCAAGGCCAAACGACAGGTCCTCCGCCGGGTAACGGATCGCTTGAAGGCTCGCTTCAACGTGGCCGTGGCCGAGGTGGATGATCAGGATTTGTGGCAGAAGGCCACACTCGCGCTGGCGGTGGTGGGCAACGACCGCCGCCATGTCGACGAGCAGATGGAGAAGGTCATCCACTTCGTCGAGGAAATGTACGTCGCTCCGCTCATCTCCCGGCAGACGGAGATCATGGGCTTTGGCGACACGCTCTACACCCCCCCGCGCTCCACGCCCCCCGCACGGGACGCGGCGGCCGAGGAGGCGGAGAGCCCCGATGGGGATGAAGACGAGGCGGGGCCGGAGGCGGACCTGGAGGAACTCATCGCCGGCATGGGCCGGGGAGATCGTTCCATGGCCGAGGCCGAGGGCATGGTGGACTGGGAGCGTCGGCCCAACAAGCGGGAGGGCGGACAGCCGAGCATCCCCCCGGAACGGCGGGGCTCGCTGTCCGAGGACGAGGTCCGGGCGCGTGCCCGGAGCCTGCGCAATCCGAGGGAGTGGGAGAAGAAATGA
- the rbfA gene encoding 30S ribosome-binding factor RbfA: MSTSNRPERVGQEIQAAMGRMLTRGELKDPRIGYITITGVKVSPDLKTARIYYSMMGSEQERKETHKGLEAAKGFIRRQITEAVNMRVSPEVFFTFDESLERGDRIERLLREVKEKEGG; the protein is encoded by the coding sequence ATGAGTACGAGCAATCGGCCGGAGCGCGTGGGCCAGGAGATCCAGGCAGCCATGGGGAGGATGCTCACCCGGGGCGAGCTGAAGGATCCGCGCATTGGCTACATCACCATCACCGGCGTCAAGGTGTCGCCGGACCTGAAGACCGCGCGCATCTACTACTCGATGATGGGCAGCGAGCAGGAGCGCAAGGAGACCCACAAGGGGCTCGAGGCGGCCAAGGGCTTCATCCGCCGGCAGATCACCGAGGCGGTGAACATGCGGGTGTCGCCCGAAGTATTCTTCACCTTCGACGAGTCGTTGGAGCGGGGTGACCGCATCGAGCGGCTGCTGCGCGAGGTGAAGGAGAAGGAAGGTGGGTAG
- the truB gene encoding tRNA pseudouridine(55) synthase TruB: MDGVLVIDKPKGPTSFDVVRQVRGLLRVKKVGHTGTLDPMATGVLPLCLGEATKVAGFITEGDKAYDAVVRLGAETDTQDAEGKVVAEAPVPPLTASLLEDVLGRFRGTFEQVPPMYSAVKVGGKRLYELARAGEEVERASRQVTVYELVLRDFNATQLHLSVRCSKGFFVRTLAYDVGRALGCGAHLEALRRTASGPFSLAHALPLADVPALLREPEALVRRLLPVSEALVDLPAVLVSAADAERVSHGVPVEAPSHPGRVRVVGPSGVLLAVAEVVRGRLRYLRVLV, translated from the coding sequence ATGGACGGCGTGCTGGTCATCGACAAGCCCAAGGGCCCCACGTCGTTCGACGTGGTTCGACAGGTGCGCGGTCTGCTCCGGGTGAAGAAGGTGGGCCACACCGGCACGCTGGACCCCATGGCGACCGGGGTGCTGCCCCTGTGTCTGGGGGAAGCCACCAAGGTGGCGGGCTTCATCACCGAGGGCGACAAGGCCTATGACGCCGTGGTGCGTCTGGGCGCGGAGACGGACACCCAGGACGCCGAGGGCAAGGTGGTCGCCGAGGCGCCCGTGCCGCCGCTCACCGCCTCGCTGCTCGAGGACGTGCTCGGCCGCTTCCGGGGCACCTTCGAGCAGGTGCCGCCCATGTATTCGGCGGTGAAGGTGGGCGGCAAGCGGCTGTACGAGCTGGCCCGCGCGGGCGAGGAGGTGGAGCGCGCCAGCCGTCAGGTGACGGTGTACGAGCTGGTGCTGCGCGACTTCAACGCCACCCAGCTCCACCTGTCCGTGCGCTGCTCCAAGGGCTTCTTCGTTCGCACGCTCGCCTATGACGTGGGCCGGGCGCTCGGCTGTGGGGCCCACCTGGAGGCGCTGCGGCGCACCGCGAGCGGGCCCTTCTCCCTCGCCCACGCGCTCCCCCTGGCGGACGTGCCCGCGCTGCTTCGCGAGCCCGAGGCCCTGGTGCGGCGCCTGTTGCCCGTGTCCGAGGCGCTCGTGGACCTGCCCGCGGTGCTGGTGAGCGCGGCGGACGCGGAGCGGGTGTCCCATGGCGTGCCCGTCGAGGCCCCCTCGCATCCGGGCCGGGTGCGCGTGGTGGGACCCTCGGGTGTGCTGCTCGCGGTGGCCGAGGTGGTCCGCGGCCGGCTGCGCTACCTGCGTGTGCTCGTCTAG
- the rpsO gene encoding 30S ribosomal protein S15: MSALHQDRKAEVVSKYRTHESDTGSPEVQVALLSERITMLTEHFKTHKKDHHSRRGLLKLVGQRRRLLDYLRSKDANRYKKLIEGLGIRK; the protein is encoded by the coding sequence ATGTCGGCATTGCATCAGGACCGCAAGGCAGAGGTCGTCTCGAAGTACCGCACCCACGAGAGCGACACGGGCTCTCCCGAGGTGCAGGTGGCGCTGCTCTCCGAGCGCATCACCATGCTCACCGAGCACTTCAAGACGCACAAGAAGGACCACCACTCCCGCCGCGGTCTGCTCAAGCTCGTCGGTCAGCGCCGCCGCCTGCTCGACTACCTGCGCAGCAAGGACGCCAACCGCTACAAGAAGCTCATCGAGGGCCTCGGCATCCGCAAGTAG